The Salvelinus sp. IW2-2015 unplaced genomic scaffold, ASM291031v2 Un_scaffold3260, whole genome shotgun sequence genomic sequence NNNNNNNNNNNNNNNNNNNNNNNNNNNNNNNNNNNNNNNNNNNNNNNNNNNNNNNNNNNNNNNNNNNNNNNNNNNNNNNNNNNNNNNNNNNNNNNNNNNNNNNNNNNNNNNNNNNNNNNNNNNNNNNNNNNNNNNNNNNNNNNNNNNNNNNNNNNNNNNNNNNNNNNNNNNNNNNNNNNNNNNNNNNNNNNNNNNNNNNNNNNNNNNNNNNNNNNNNNNNNNNNNNNNNNNNNNNNNNNNNNNNNNNNNNNNNNNNNNNNNNNNNNNNNNNNNNNNNNNNNNNNNNNNNNNNNNNNNNNNNNNNNNNNNNNNNNNNNNNNNNNNNNNNNNNNNNNNNNNNNNNNNNNNNNNNNNNNNNNNNNNNNNNNNNNNNNNNNNNNNNNNNNNNNNNNNNNNNNNNNNNNNNNNNNNNNNNNNNNNNNNNNNNNNNNNNNNNNNNNNNNNNNNNNNNNNNNNNNNNNNNNNNNNNNNNNNNNNNNNNNNNNNNNNNNNNNNNNNNNNNNNNNNNNNNNNNNNNNNNNNNNNNNNNNNNNNNNNNNNNNNNNNNNNNNNNNNNNNNNNNNNNNNNNNNNNNNNNNNNNNNNNNNNNNNNNNNNNNNNNNNNNNNNNNNNNNNNNNNNNNNNNNNNNNNNNNNNNNNNNNNNNNNNNNNNNNNNNNNNNNNNNNNNNNNNNNNNNNNNNNNNNNNNNNNNNNNNNNNNNNNNNNNNNNNNNNNNNNNNNNNNNNNNNNNNNNNNNNNNNNNNNNNNNNNNNNNNNNNNNNNNNNNNNNNNNNNNNNNNNNNNNNNNNNNNNNNNNNNNNNNNNNNNNNNNNNNNNNNNNNNNNNNNNNNNNNNNNNNNNNNNNNNNNNNNNNNNNNNNNNNNNNNNNNNNNNNNNNNNNNNNNNNNNNNNNNNNNNNNNNNNNNNNNNNNNNNNNNNNNNNNNNNNNNNNNNNNNNNNNNNNNNNNNNNNNNNNNNNNNNNNNNNNNNNNNNNNNNNNNNNNNNNNNNNNNNNNNNNNNNNNNNNNNNNNNNNNNNNNNNNNNNNNNNNNNNNNNNNNNNNNNNNNNNNNNNNNNNNNNNNNNNNNNNNNNNNNNNNNNNNNNNNNNNNNNNNNNNNNNNNNNNNNNNNNNNNNNNNNNNNNNNNNNNNNNNNNNNNNNNNNNNNNNNNNNNNNNNNNNNNNNNNNNNNNNNNNNNNNNNNNNNNNNNNNNNNNNNNNNNNNNNNNNNNNNNNNNNNNNNNNNNNNNNNNNNNNNNNNNNNNNNNNNNNNNNNNNNNNNNNNNNNNNNNNNNNNNNNNNNNNNNNNNNNNNNNNNNNNNNNNNNNNNNNNNNNNNNNNNNNNNNNNNNNNNNNNNNNNNNNNNNNNNNNNNNNNNNNNNNNNNNNNNNNNNNNNNNNNNNNNNNNNNNNNNNNNNNNNNNNNNNNNNNNNNNNNNNNNNNNNNNNNNNNNNNNNNNNNNNNNNNNNNNNNNNNNNNNNNNNNNNNNNNNNNNNNNNNNNNNNNNNNNNNNNNNNNNNNNNNNNNNNNNNNNNNNNNNNNNNNNNNNNNNNNNNNNNNNNNNNNNNNNNNNNNNNNNNNNNNNNNNNNNNNNNNNNNNNNNNNNNNNNNNNNNNNNNNNNNNNNNNNNNNNNNNNNNNNNNNNNNNNNNNNNNNNNNNNNNNNNNNNNNNNNNNNNNNNNNNNNNNNNNNNNNNNNNNNNNNNNNNNNNNNNNNNNNNNNNNNNNNNNNNNNNNNNNNNNNNNNNNNNNNNNNNNNNNNNNNNNNNNNNNNNNNNNNNNNNNNNNNNNNNNNNNNNNNNNNNNNNNNNNNNNNNNNNNNNNNNNNNNNNNNNNNNNNNNNNNNNNNNNNNNNNNNNNNNNNNNNNNNNNNNNNNNNNNNNNNNNNNNNNNNNNNNNNNNNNNNNNNNNNNNNNNNNNNNNNNNNNNNNNNNNNNNNNNNNNNNNNNNNNNNNNNNNNNNNNNNNNNNNNNNNNNNNNNNNNNNNNNNNNNNNNNNNNNNNNNNNNNNNNNNNNNNNNNNNNNNNNNNNNNNNNNNNNNNNNNNNNNNNNNNNNNNNNNNNNNNNNNNNNNNNNNNNNNNNNNNNNNNNNNNNNNNNNNNNNNNNNNNNNNNNNNNNNNNNNNNNNNNNNNNNNNNNNNNNNNNNNNNNNNNNNNNNNNNNNNNNNNNNNNNNNNNNNNNNNNNNNNNNNNNNNNNNNNNNNNNNNNNNNNNNNNNNNNNNNNNNNNNNNNNNNNNNNNNNNNNNNNNNNNNNNNNNNNNNNNNNNNNNNNNNNNNNNNNNNNNNNNNNNNNNNNNNNNNNNNNNNNNNNNNNNNNNNNNNNNNNNNNNNNNNNNNNNNNNNNNNNNNNNNNNNNNNNNNNNNNNNNNNNNNNNNNNNNNNNNNNNNNNNNNNNNNNNNNNNNNNNNNNNNNNNNNNNNNNNNNNNNNNNNNNNNNNNNNNNNNNNNNNNNNNNNNNNNNNNNNNNNNNNNNNNNNNNNNNNNNNNNNNNNNNNNNNNNNNNNNNNNNNNNNNNNNNNNNNNNNNNNNNNNNNNNNNNNNNNNNNNNNNNNNNNNNNNNNNNNNNNNNNNNNNNNNNNNNNNNNNNNNNNNNNNNNNNNNNNNNNNNNNNNNNNNNNNNNNNNNNNNNNNNNNNNNNNNNNNNNNNNNNNNNNNNNNNNNNNNNNNNNNNNNNNNNNNNNNNNNNNNNNttgttcatgttgtgttgctaccatgctgtgttgtcatgttgtggctgctaccatgctgtgttgtcatgtgatgctaccatgctgtgttgtcatgttgtgttgctaccatctgtgttgtcatgtgttgctaccagctgtgtgtgttcatatgttgcctaccatgctgtgttgtcatgtgttgctaccatgctgtgttgtcatgttgtgttgctaccatgctgtgttgtcatgttgtgttgcctaccatgctgtgttgtcatgtgtttgctaccatgctgtgttgtcatgtgtgttgccaccatgctgtgttcatgttgtgttgccaccatgctgtgttgtcatgtgttgccaccatgctgtgttgtcatgtgttgctaccatgctgtgttgtcatgtgttgccaccatgctgtgttgtcatgtgttgctaccatgctgtgttgtcatgttgtgtttgctaccatgctgtgtgttgtcatgtgttgctaccatgctgtgttgtcatgttgtgttgttaccattctgtgttgtcatgttttgccaccatgctgtgttgtcatatgttgctaccatgctgtgttgtcatgttgtgttgctaccatgctgtgttgtcatgttgtgttgctaccatgctgtgttgtcatgtgctgccaccatgctgtgtttgtcatgtgttgctaccatgctgtgttgtcatgttgtgttgctaccatgctgtgttgtcatgtgttgctaccatgctgtgttgtcattgtgttttaccatgctgtgttgtcatgtgtttctaccatgctgtgttgtcatgttgtgttgctaccatgcggtGTTGTCTGTGTTcacaccatgctgtgttgtcatgtgttgccaccatgctgtgttgtcatgtgttgctaccatgctgtgttgtcatgttgtgttgctaccatgctgtgttgtcatgtgttgctaccatgctgtgttgtcatgttgtgttgttaccattctgtgttgtcatgtgttgccaccatgctgtgtgtcatgtgtgctaccatgttgttgtcatgttgtattgcttgtaccatgctgtgttgtcatgtgctgctgccttgctgtgttgtcatgtgtttctaccattctgtgttgtcatgttgtattgctaccatgttgtgttgtcatgttgtgttgctaccatgctgtgttgtcatgtgttgctaccatgctgtgttgtcatgtgtttttaccatgctgtgttgtcatgtgtttctaccatgctgtgttgtcagttgtgttgctaccatgcggtgttgtcatgtgttgccaccatgctgtgttgtcatgtgtttgctaccatgctgtgttgtcatgttgtgtgctaccatgctgtgttgtcatgtgttgccaccatgctgtgttgtcatgtgttgctaccatgctgtgttgtcatgctgtgttgtcatgtgtgttgctaccatgctgtgttgtcatgtggttgccaccatgctgtgttgtcatgtgttgctaccatgctgtgttgtcatgctgtgttgctaccatgctgtgttgtcatgtgttgctaccatgctgtgttgtcatgttgtgttgctaccatgctgtgttgtcatgtgttgctaacatgtgttgtcatgttgtgttgctaccatgctgtgttgtcatgtgttgctaccatgttgttgtcatgttgtattgctaccatgtgttgttttcatgtgttgctaccatgttgttgtcatgttgtattgctaccatgctgtgttgtcatgtgctgctgccttgctgtgttgtcatgtgttgctaacattgttgttcatgttgtgttgctaccatgctgtgttgtcatgtgttgctaccatgttgttgtcatgttgtattgctaccatgtgttgttttcatgtgtttgctaccatgttgttgtcatgttgtattgctaccattgctgtgttgtcatgtgctgctgccttgctgtgttgtcatgtgtttctaccattctgtgttgtcatgttgtattgctaccatgttgtgttgtcatgtgttgctgccatgctgtgttgtcatgtgctgctgccttgctgtgttgtcatgtgtttctaccattctgtgttgtcatgttgtattgctaccatgttgtgttgtcatgtgttgctgccatgctatgttgttatcttagttctctctttatgtactgttgtgctctctcttgttgtgatgtgtgttttgccctatatttatattgtttctTTTGTGGGTTTTTTTAATCCCTCGttcctgcaggaggcctttttccttttggtaggccgtcattgtaaataataatttgttcttaactgacttgcctacttaaataaaggtaaaacaaaaaaagtaataaaGAAAATTAATTTGTCAGAAAAGAATACTTATGATTTCATCAAATAGGGGGACTAGACACAtaaaagtgctttaatttctaaaatATTAAACAGATTTGTATTaaaatatcctcaaataaaaggtgacattatatactgtcacctcatatgaaacatttgatccgAAATCCAacatgctggagtatagagccacatttaaaatgttagcttcactgtcaaaatagatatggtgtggactgtgaactcaatacaatctaaatctgatacctcactgtctgtcttttgactgatactgctttttaaactggtctggtcagtctactcaaatatttgtactaAACATTTTTCTATCTACAAGCAACACTTTGATAATTTGTCATTTCTAATAATGATACATTAATTTATGAATAGATATGACAAGTTTCAGGACACAGATATATCTGAATATGTTGAAAAAATATACTGCCAAAATTTTCACCACCAAagtgattttaatatgatttgactctttgcaggctgtcaggctgtctagtcacagaggaaggctgtgcttctctggtctcagctctgaggtcaaacccctcacacctgagagagctggacctgagctacaatcacccaggagactcaggagtcagactgctctctgctggactggaggatccacactgcagactggagaaactcaagtatgtagagggtttatgtcaatgttcatatcagacatgtttgACTTATCAGGCTAGTTAAGACAAACATTCTTACCACCACTTGGACaaatgttactgtgtgtgtgtgggtgtgggtgtgggtgtgggtgtgggtgtgggtgtgtgtgtgtgtgtgtgtgtgtgtgtgtgtgtgtgtgtgtgtgtgagagagagagagagttcaggtGTATCACTCAatgactgtctgttcttctgcttaccgctacagtgtggaacatggtggagagaacacaatgaaacctgggcttagaaaatgtgagtgttgactgctgtgaagaatatgactaagaataagtcttaattcaagttaagtcaaagtcaaagaccaccatcattacttactTGGTCATATTAAATATCAGCTATAGTTCTACAGAAGCAGAAATCAGGGACACCAAAGTTTACAAAGAGTTgctttgacagtgtgtgtgtttgtgtatttgtgtggccCATTCGTGTTACattagaaaagtgtgtgtgtgttcatgatgcacacaggtgtgtgtgtaattaatgggAATAAGTGTGTTTTATATTACCATACAGTTTAACATATGATCATTCAACAAGTCTCAAGTTACCTTAACTTCTCTTTTTGATACCtagaaacatctacattaaatgaattagtgaaaggtgagttaacattctaatgtgaatgatgatgatttctaatattgtgtctggtttcatccatcagatgtctgtgatctcacactggaccTAAACACGGTAAacagactcctctctctgtctgaggagaacagaaaggtgacatgggggagagaggagcagccgtatcctgatcacccagagagatttgaggACTGTGgacaggtgctgtgtagagagggtctgactgggcgctgttactgggaggcAGAGTGGAGTGGGAAAGGGGCTGTtataggagtgacatataaaggaatcagcaggagaggaggggttAATGACTGTTGTCTTGGAATtgacaagtcctggagtctgttctgctctgacCACGGTTACGCTGCCTGGCACAATAATAATCCCACTACCATAGACGTCCTCTCCAgctcccacagagtaggagtgtatctggactggccagccggcactctgtccttctatagagcctcctctgacacactgacccacctgaacacattcacctccacattcactgagcccctctatccagggtttaGGGTTCGGTATGTTGACTCTCCATTGTCCCTGTAAATaataacctgacacacacacacacacactggacacacaaacacacaaaacactggacacacacacacaaacataatctTGTTTAGCTAACCTTGTCGgaacatacaattcagtcccattcaaaatcctattttcccttacccctaaccctaaacctaaccctaacccgtatcCTTAACTTAacgctaaccctaaacctaaacctaacccatatCCTTaccttacccctaaccctaaccctaacccttaaccctaaccctaaacatgtGCTTAATGTGCCCCAGCTGTGGGCCAAGATGTGACGTATTGGGCTGGAGGGAAATCTGAACCCGTACCtcacctcagtgcctctttgtccATCAAAGGGTGATGGCTCAACGTGTAGCACACGAGCCTTATCTGCCAACCCAGGTTTGATCCTAAGATGAACAGCTCATTTTTTTTACCTGCACCTGGGGACCTAAATGGACCAGTGCCCAAGGTTTAAGGTTTAAAGCCCAAAGCCCAAATGGAACAAAAGGCCCAGCTCTGCCCTTGGCCTTTCATGGTCTTCCAGGCCTATACACGTTTGACATTATGCCTGACAAGAGGCACTCTGACTGGGACTCAGAGAATGATTCCGCCTGGTAACCCAAATGGGACAAAAGACCCAGCCTTTGTTTAATCCAGAACATGGGCTCAAAAGCCAGGCCCTCCCCGGGGCTAAATAACCTCCAATCGGTCGCCGGAGGGATAGTCACCTTCGGAGGCTTAGAACCGTGGTTCTGAAGGACCCAGAACCCTCAAAACAGCCCGTTTCTAAATATCTGCACGGTCTAGAAGTTTGCCACCATCCCCGGATCTCTAGGACATGGTTATCTGTTTGTCAAAACCCAGGTTTCTCAAATCGGTCTGGTTCCTGTCTAGTCAACCCGGAGCTAAGTGTGTACACTACCGGACTAGGTGCATTATCGACATAAGTCCTGTCACCCACAGGGCTTCAGTGTTGCTCCATCGTCAGGGGTCAAATTCCCCAACCCCCGATTTGGTCTTTAACCGTTAATAACTCAAAAAGTAAAAATCCAATCTTTTTTGCACGAAAGGGCACAATAGACAACAATTTCCATGTAAGTCCCAACTTCTCTGTCATTGCAATATGTTCAGCTGTGCACCTGGTGATTGAACGGGTTACCAGGtgcagattttaaaatgttttttaatgccTTTATGGGAGCCTTGCTCCCTCGGTTCCAACTGTGTGTCACCAACACTCTGACTAGCTGTGCCACCTACACCaccaccgccaccaccaccaccaccaccaccactcctgcTCACTCTCGTCCCCCAGCTGCTGCTCCGCCACCGCCGACTGCTCACCCTCGTCCACCAGCTGCTGCTCCGCCACCGCCGACTGCTCACCCTCGTCCACCAGCTGCTGCNNNNNNNNNNNNNNNNNNNNNNNNNNNNNNNNNNNNNNNNNNNNNNNNNNNNNNNNNNNNNNNNNNNNNNNNNNNNNNNNNNNNNNNNNNNNNNNNNNNNNNNNNNNNNNNNNNNNNNNNNNNNNNNNNNNNNNNNNNNNNNNNNNNNNNNNNNNNNNNNNNNNNNNNNNNNNNNNNNNNNNNNNNNNNNNNNNNNNNNNNNNNNNNNNNNNNNNNNNNNNNNNNNNNNNNNNNNNNNNNNNNNNNNNNNNNNNNNNNNNNNNNNNNNNNNNNNNNNNNNNNNNNNNNNNNNNNNNNNNNNNNNNNNNNNNNNNNNNNNNNNNNNNNNNNNNNNNNNNNNNNNNNNNNNNNNNNNNNNNNNNNNNNNNNNNNNNNNNNNNNNNNNNNNNNNNNNNNNNNNNNNNNNNNNNNNNNNNNNNNNNNNNNNNNNNNNNNNNNNNNNNNNNNNNNNNNNNNNNNNNNNNNNNNNNNNNNNNNNNNNNNNNNNNNNNNNNNNNNNNNNNNNNNNNNNNNNNNNNNNNNNNNNNNNNNNNNNNNNNNNNNNNNNNNNNNNNNNNNNNNNNNNNNNNNNNNNNNNNNNNNNNNNNNNNNNNNNNNNNNNNNNNNNNNNNNNNNNNNNNNNNNNNNNNNNNNNNNNNNNNNNNNNNNNNNNNNNNNNNNNNNNNNNNNNNNNNNNNNNNNNNNNNNNNNNNNNNNNNNNNNNNNNNNNNNNNNNNNNNNNNNNNNNNNNNNNNNNNNNNNNNNNNNNNNNNNNNNNNNNNNNNNNNNNNNNNNNNNNNNNNNNNNNNNNNNNNNNNNNNNNNNNNNNNNNNNNNNNNNNNNNNNNNNNNNNNNNNNNNNNNNNNNNNNNNNNNNNNNNNNNNNNNNNNNNNNNNNNNNNNNNNNNNNNNNNNNNNNNNNNNNNNNNNNNNNNNNNNNNNNNNNNNNNNNNNNNNNNNNNNNNNNNNNNNNNNNNNNNNNNNNNNNNNNNNNNNNNNNNNNNNNNNNNNNNNNNNNNNNNNNNNNNNNNNNNNNNNNNNNNNNNNNNNNNNNNNNNNNNNNNNNNNNNNNNNNNNNNNNNNNNNNNNNNNNNNNNNNNNNNNNNNNNNNNNNNNNNNNNNNNNNNNNNNNNNNNNNNNNNNNNNNNNNNNNNNNNNNNNNNNNNNNNNNNNNNNNNNNNNNNNNNNNNNNNNNNNNNNNNNNNNNNNNNNNNNNNNNNNNNNNNNNNNNNNNNNNNNNNNNNNNNNNNNNNNNNNNNNNNNNNNNNNNNNNNNNNNNNNNNNNNNNNNNNNNNNNNNNNNNNNNNNNNNNNNNNNNNNNNNNNNNNNNNNNNNNNNNNNNNNNNNNNNNNNNNNNNNNNNNNNNNNNNNNNNNNNNNNNNNNNNNNNNNNNNNNNNNNNNNNNNNNNNNNNNNNNNNNNNNNNNNNNNNNNNNNNNNNNNNNNNNNNNNNNNNNNNNNNNNNNNNNNNNNNNNNNNNNNNNNNNNNNNNNNNNNNNNNNNNNNNNNNNNNNNNNNNNNNNNNNNNNNNNNNNNNNNNNNNNNNNNNNNNNNNNNNNNNNNNNNNNNNNNNNNNNNNNNNNNNNNNNNNNNNNNNNNNNNNNNNNNNNNNNNNNNNNNNNNNNNNNNNNNNNNNNNNNNNNNNNNNNNNNNNNNNNNNNNNNNNNNNNNNNNNNNNNNNNNNNNNNNNNNNNNNNNNNNNNNNNNNNNNNNNNNNNNNNNNNNNNNNNNNNNNNNNNNNNNNNNNNNNNNNNNNNNNNNNNNNNNNNNNNNNNNNNNNNNNNNNNNNNNNNNNNNNNNNNNNNNNNNNNNNNNNNNNNNNNNNNNNNNNNNNNNNNNNNNNNNNNNNNNNNNNNNNNNNNNNNNNNNNNNNNNNNNNNNNNNNNNNNNNNNNNNNNNNNNNNNNNNNNNNNNNNNNNNNNNNNNNNNNNNNNNNNNNNNNNNNNNNNNNNNNNNNNNNNNNNNNNNNNNNNNNNNNNNNNNNNNNNNNNNNNNNNNNNNNNNNNNNNNNNNNNNNNNNNNNNNNNNNNNNNNNNNNNNNNNNNNNNNNNNNNNNNNNNNNNNNNNNNNNNNNNNNNNNNNNNNNNNNNNNNNNNNNNNNNNNNNNNNNNNNNNNNNNNNNNNNNNNNNNNNNNNNNNNNNNNNNNNNNNNNNNNNNNNNNNNNNNNNNNNNNNNNNNNNNNNNNNNNNNNNNNNNNNNNNNNNNNNNNNNNNNNNNNNNNNNNNNNNNNNNNNNNNNNNNNNNNNNNNNNNNNNNNNNNNNNNNNNNNNNNNNNNNNNNNNNNNNNNNNNNNNNNNNNNNNNNNNNNNNNNNNNNNNNNNNNNNNNNNNNNNNNNNNNNNNNNNNNNNNNNNNNNNNNNNNNNNNNNNNNNNNNNNNNNNNNNNNNNNNNNNNNNNNNNNNNNNNNNNNNNNNNNNNNNNNNNNNNNNNNNNNNNNNNNNNNNNNNNNNNNNNNNNNNNNNNNNNNNNNNNNNNNNNNNNNNNNNNNNNNNNNNNNNNNNNNNNNNNNNNNNNNNNNNNNNNNNNNNNNNNNNNNNNNNNNNNNNNNNNNNNNNNNNNNNNNNNNNNNNNNNNNNNNNNNNNNNNNNNNNNNNNNNNNNNNNNNNNNNNNNNNNNNNNNNNNNNNNNNNNNNNNNNNNNNNNNNNNNNNNNNNNNNNNNNNNNNNNNNNNNNNNNNNNNNNNNNNNNNNNNNNNNNNNNNNNNNNNNNNNNNNNNNNNNNNNNNNNNNNNNNNNNNNNNNNNNNNNNNNNNNNNNNNNNNNNNNNNNNNNNNNNNNNNNNNNNNNNNNNNNNNNNNNNNNNNNNNNNNNNNNNNNNNNNNNNNNNNNNNNNNNNNNNNNNNNNNNNNNNNNNNNNNNNNNNNNNNNNNNNNNNNNNNNNNNNNNNNNNNNNNNNNNNNNNNNNNNNNNNNNNNNNNNNNNNNNNNNNNNNNNNNNNNNNNNNNNNNNNNNNNNNNNNNNNNNNNNNNNNNNNNNNNNNNNNNNNNNNNNNNNNNNNNNNNNNNNNNNNNNNNNNNNNNNNNNNNNNNNNNNNNNNNNNNNNNNNNNNNNNNNNNNNNNNNNNNNNNNNNNNNNNNNNNNNNNNNNNNNNNNNNNNNNNNNNNNNNNNNNNNNNNNNNNNNNNNNNNNNNNNNNNNNNNNNNNNNNNNNNNNNNNNNNNNNNNNNNNNNNNNNNNNNNNNNNNNNNNNNNNNNNNNNNNNNNNNNNNNNNNNNNNNNNNNNNNNNNNNNNNNNNNNNNNNNNNNNNNNNNNNNNNNNNNNNNNNNNNNNNNNNNNNNNNNNNNNNNNNNNNNNNNNNNNNNNNNNNNNNNNNNNNNNNNNNNNNNNNNNNNNNNNNNNNNNNNNNNNNNNNNNNNNNNNNNNNNNNNNNNNNNNNNNNNNNNNNNNNNNNNNNNNNNNNNNNNNNNNNNNNNNNNNNNNNNNNNNNNNNNNNNNNNNNNNNNNNNNNNNNNNNNNNNNNNNNNNNNNNNNNNNNNNNNNNNNNNNNNNNNNNNNNNNNNNNNNNNNNNNNNNNNNNNNNNNNNNNNNNNNNNNNNNNNNNNNNNNNNNNNNNNNNNNNNNNNNNNNNNNNNNNNNNNNNNNNNNNNNNNNNNNNNNNNNNNNNNNNNNNNNNNNNNNNNNNNNNNNNNNNNNNNNNNNNNNNNNNNNNNNNNNNNNNNNNNNNNNNNNNNNNNNNNNNNNNNNNNNNNNNNNNNNNNNNNNNNNNNNNNNNNNNNNNNNNNNNNNNNNNNNNNNNNNNNNNNNNNNNNNNNNNNNNNNNNNNNNNNNNNNNNNNNNNNNNNNNNNNNNNNNNNNNNNNNNNNNNNNNNNNNNNNNNNNNNNNNNNNNNNNNNNNNNNNNNNNNNNNNNNNNNNNNNNNNNNNNNNNNNNNNNNNNNNNNNNNNNNNNNNNNNNNNNNNNNNNNNNNNNNNNNNNNNNNNNNNNNNNNNNNNNNNNNNNNNNNNNNNNNNNNNNNNNNNNNNNNNNNNNNNNNNNNNNNNNNNN encodes the following:
- the LOC139025780 gene encoding ribonuclease inhibitor-like; translation: FVLLTSEKELDVFDLKKYSRSEEGLLRLLPVAKASRAVLLSGCGVTEKGCASLVSALESNPSHLRELDLSNNDLKDSGVKLLSAGLGNPHCKLETLRLSGCGVTEEGCASLVSALKSNPSHLRELDLSNNDLKDSGVKLVSAGLGNPHCKLETLRLSGCLVTEEGCASLVSALRSNPSHLRELDLSYNHPGDSGVRLLSAGLEDPHCRLEKLNVEHGGENTMKPGLRKYVCDLTLDLNTVNRLLSLSEENRKVTWGREEQPYPDHPERFEDCGQVLCREGLTGRCYWEAEWSGKGAVIGVTYKGISRRGGVNDCCLGIDKSWSLFCSDHGYAAWHNNNPTTIDVLSSSHRVGVYLDWPAGTLSFYRASSDTLTHLNTFTSTFTEPLYPGFRVRYVDSPLSL